Genomic segment of Arachis hypogaea cultivar Tifrunner chromosome 11, arahy.Tifrunner.gnm2.J5K5, whole genome shotgun sequence:
CACAAGAAAGCTGGTGCCATGAATGCTCTGGTAGAGTTTTGAATTTTGAGCAGCAGTGTTATTTACGTGATGTCCAATTTCACCTTTATGAGCCACTATTTCACTTCATTCTTCTCTGATGATTGCCGCGATTTCCAGATTCGGGTCTCTGCTGTGCTTACAAATGCTCCTTTCATGCTGAACTTGGATTGTGATCACTATGTCAATAACAGCAAAGCTGTCCGAGAGGCCATGTGCTTTTTAATGGACCCTCAAACTGGGAAGAAAGTCTGCTATGTCCAATTTCCTCAGAGATTTGATGGTATCGATACACATGATCGGTATGCTAACAGGAACACAGTTTTCTTTGATGTAAGTCACTACAAGATTCTCAGCTTCAGTAAGACATGGCCTTTTTAAAGCACTGTCTTTGCAGAATTCAGATACTTAACTACTTTCACTTCTTTGTGTTTGCAGATTAACATGAAGGGATTGGATGGAATTCAGGGTCCTGTATATGTGGGCACAGGTTGTGTATTCAGGAGGCAAGCTTTATATGGATACAATCCTCCAAAGGGTCCTAAACGTCCAAAAATGGTAAGTTGTGACTGTTGTCCATGCTTCGGAAAGCGTAAGAAGGCAAAGCATGCAAAGAATGATGCAATTGCAGAGGCTGCAAACCTTAAAGGTTCTCATTTTTCTCTATTCATTAGTCACTACTATTTGAAACTAATTTGTATCCAAATTGGTTTCCCTTTACCTATTCTAACCCGTCACATGTCTCTATATAGTAATGGAGGATGACAAAGAGTTGCTCATGTCCCAAATGAATTTTGAGAAGAAATTTGGGCAGTCATCTATTTTTGTGACCTCAACTTTGATGGAAGATGGTGGTGTACCTCCTTCATCAAGTCCAGCAAGCCAGCTTAAAGAAGCCATTCATGTAATCAGTTGTGGTTATGAAGATAAAACTGAATGGGGAATTGAggtaaattctatttttaataaGGTTATCAAACTCAAGAGTTCACCTAATGGATAAACTTGAAATGTAAAACTCAACTCGGCGAAATCTCGATTGTCCTGAATATCTTACTATATTCAcatttaagaataaaaggaacTCATCCAAGAGTTTTGCTTTCCAAATTTGCAGCTAGGTTGGATCTATGGTTCTATTACAGAGGATATTCTAACAGGTTTCAAGATGCATTGCCGTGGTTGGAGATCCATTTACTGCATGCCAAAGAGAACAGCATTCAAGGGTACTGCTCCCATCAACTTGTCAGATAGGCTTAACCAGGTGCTTCGTTGGGCACTTGGATCCATCGAGATCTTCTTCAGTCGCCATTGCCCGTTATGGTATGGCTACAAGGAAGGGAAGCTAAAGTGGCTTGAGAGATTTGCATATGCAAACACAACTGTCTACCCATTCACATCCATACCTCTGGTTGCATACTGTATTCTTCCTGCTGTCTGCTTACTCACTGACAAATTCATCATGCCGCCGGTAACAATTTTTGAACTATTCACTTCAATTTAGAATGGAGTTAGACATGACATGATTCTTGAATTTTAACATGCATAGTTTCATATAATTTTATGTTATCTTCAGAAAAGCACGAGACATGACATTATATGAATGCTAATAAATATATTGTAGGACTCAATCCAAGATAGCTAAAAAGCTGAAAATGCTTCAATCCTCAAAAACTCACACTTTTTTTTATTGCTTATGATTCAGATAAGCACTTTTGCTGGTTTGTACTTTGTTGCTCTCTTCTCTTCAATCATTGCAACTGGCATTCTTGAGTTGAAATGGAGTGGAGTGAGCATTGAAGAATGGTGGAGAAATGAACAATTCTGGGTCATTGGTGGTGTATCAGCACATCTCTTTGCTGTCATACAAGGTCTTCTGAAGGTGTTGGCTGGAATTGACACCAACTTCACTGTCACATCCAAGGCTGCAGACGATGAAGAATTTGGAGAGTTATACACCTTCAAGTGGACTACTCTCTTGATTCCTCCAACTACAATCTTAATAATCAACATTGTTGGGGTTGTTGCTGGAATCTCAGATGCAATAAACAATGGTTACCAATCATGGGGACCTCTCTTTGGaaaactcttcttctccttctgggTGATTGTCCATCTATATCCATTCCTTAAAGGTTTGATGGGTCGGCAAAACCGCACACCTACCATAGTTGTGATATGGTCAGTGCTACTGGCTTCCATCTTCTCGTTGCTCTGGGTAAGAATTGATCCATTTGTGACGAAAACTAAAGGACCTGATACCAAGATGTGTGGAATAAACTGCTGAAGATTAGTGTTCCCTTCATAGTATTCTTTGGTGACCATGTTGATGGTGTGTGCAAATGCTTGATTTTAAGGTATAATTTGTTAACCAACGAATGTAGATGCACATGGAGGAATAAGGAAAGACTGAAAGCTATCAAGTGCAAGTGCAGTTTTGTCGTTTTTGTAAATGTACTACATATAGCCTTATGTTTTGGCTTAAATTGCCCAAGGATTGGAAAGCAAATGAACTTTACAAGTTTACCGATATATCGTGCAAATTAGTGGTACACTGATCTTCAATCACATTCATCTTTTATTGAATTATAACCATATTTCTTTTTCACAATCATTAAACAGAATGCAAAGGCAGTAGCAAATATACCTGATCTACAAATTGGTTTTGAATGATTTAGGCTCTGGAAACTGGATTTGTAGTTGTGTAACGACATGTGAATCAATTCACTCCATGGAAGATTTGAGCTTGAAAATCAACTGTTAAATTTTCTAATAGGTTTAAGATTACATGAATCTCTTTATCAGAAAGCAACAACTTTCTATAAGCAACAATTTTCTTCCTTCAttaaacaaaggagaagcactgagcaaaatatttaattttgtaagtatataaggaaaagaaaagattCTTTTGGTTGCAAATTCGTTAGAATTATTTCATATATTCAACAGCAGCTCcaaatagcaaataaaaaattgAGAACACTTGATGACTAGATAAATAGTGAAACATGGTAACTTACTATCAACTCCGTTACAATAGTACAGCCGAGGAGGATATCAGCCTCCTGCATGGACAAAAAGAATGCAATGCTAGTATGTGTCTCTAAAAGATACAATGACTAAGACTGCTTGATACAGTAAACGGGCTTGTATGATGTTTAGGTGGAGTACAGCAGCAGACAAGCATGATAGAACTTAGATATCACTCAATTTAACTtgcttcaaaaatatttcaagtgATCAACTCATTGTCATGCTGCTCAAGTGGGGTGTCCGCGTCGCATTATTGTAAGGtaaaaaatatgaaactaaaagcTCAGGTGATGCTTCTGTCCCACTTAGTTTAACTGGTAAACAATTATTCATTCAGATTCACCAATAATCGCCACAAGAACAGACACCATCTTTGAAGTGGTGGAATCTGTTAGCATCCCTGACTACAATGACTCTTTCTGTGATCTTTGATATATATTTAGTTGCAGTATGACAATCTAAACAAACCCGGAGATTCTTGATGATCCTGATCTCAGTACCAGGTTCAGTTGTAATAAGAGCAAAAGCAATGGCTAACTTCTCACTGTGAACATTAACCATgagctccttttcttcttcttccacatcaTGCAAAGCAGTGACTGTCTCCGAACGGTATCCAATTTCCCTCATCTTGCTAGTTAACTTCTCCAGCATTTCATAGATAGCAGTAGCATGAGAATGAGATCGATCACCAGATACAAATACATGTGGGGTCCCATGAATCTCAACTAGAGTGCAACCAGGAGTCTTTGCCAGTTTTCTTTTCTTCACTCCTTCTCGTATTGAAGCAGCTTTTGGGAAGTTTCTCTCTACCGAGTATATATTAGAGAGCAAAACATGGTATCCAACACTCCCTGGATCCAATTCAAATAGCTTTTCCGAAGCCATGCGGGCCATATTTGTGTCTTTGTGAATCATGCAAGCACCAAGCAATGTACCCCACACTGCAGGACCAGGCTCAACAGGCATGCTCCTTATAAATTCTAAGGCCTTTTCTAACTGCCCAGCTCGCCCAAGAATGTCCACCATGCATGCATAGTGCTCAGGCAGGGGTTTGATACCGTATTTATTGATCATAGCACGGAAAATTTCATCTCCTTCTCTTACCAAGCCAGCATGACTACAAGCATACATGACTGAAAGAAAAGTAACACTAGATGGTTGAAATCCTAAATGTAacatctcattaaaaagcttaaGCGCTTCATGCCCGTGTCCATGGAGCCCATAACCAAAAATCATAGTATTCCATGTGACAGTATTCTTTTCACTCATCGAGTCAAATAGTTGCCATGCCTCTGATATGTTCCCACACTTAGCATACATGTCAACTAGAGCAGTGGAAACATAAATGTTTGGTTCAAGATTTTTGATTTTGATCAGCTCATGGACCCATTTCCCAAAACTCAGTGCTCCTAGTTGAGCACAAGCTGAAAGGATAGTTGTGATTGTAACTGGATTTGGAGCAAACTCAGTCTTCATCATCTcctgaaaaagagagagagaggtctcGGTTAAACCATTCTGAGTATAACCCGAAATCATAGCATTCCAAGCAGCCACAGTTTTCTCTGGCGATTCATCAAATAAGGAGCGTGCTAAGTCCATTTCATTGAGCCTACTGTACACAGTTGTGAGTGCGGTTGAAACAGATGGATGCGAAATAGTACCAGATTTCACACAAAATCCCTGAATAGAGGAAGCCAAATGAAGATGACCAAAGGGAGAAGACACTGGAATCAAGCCAACCATAGTGCTTGAACTCACCCTCTGACCAGAAGCAAGCAACTCTCTGAAAAGCTTCACCGAACACTCAACCTCACCATTGCAAGTAAACCCAGAAATAAGAGCATTGTAAGACACCAAGTCAGGCTTATCGATCATCCAAAATAACAACCTAGCAGTGTCCACATCCCCACATTTCGAATACAATGAAACCAAGCCCGTAAGCACATAATCAACAGAATGAAACCCAATTTTCATAGCCAAACACTGAATCCCCATCCCAACTCCCAACTCCTTCAACTCAGCAGCTGCAGGGAGCACAGTAGCCAATGTAGTTGAATCCAACCTCACCCCATCTTCAACCATGTCCCCAAAAACCTCAATAGAATCCTCATAACAACAATTCCTCGCCAAGCCATTAACCATAGCGTTCCACAAAACAGTATCTTTCTCaggcattctatcaaacacctttCTAGCATACCCAACACGAGAAAACTTGCAGTACAAGTCAACGAGTGCAGAACCCACAAATAGGTTGGGGGCCAACCCATCAACAATGGCATGCGCGTGCAGCATCATCCCGTGCTTCTCGTCGCGGGAACCAGAAGCGGCGTTGATTGTGAAAGCGTAGGTGAAGTTATCAGGGGAAAGGTTGATGCTTTTGCGGAGGCGGGAGTAGAGGGAGAGAGAGGTAGAAGGGGAAGCGTTGAGGGAGAAACCTTGGACGAGGACGTTGAAGAGGAAGATGTCGGGTTTGgggaaggagaagaaaagagagagggCGTGGCGAGGGGCGCGGAGGTCGAAGAGGCGCTGGGTGAGCTTGGTGACGGTGGCAATGTCGGAGTGGAAGCCATTACGGAGGAGCTGAGCGTGGAGCTGGAGGAGGTGGTGGATGGTGGCGGAGTTGGTGATGAGTGAGAGGAGGGCGTTGCGGCTCGGCGGTGCAGACAGCTCCCGGTGAATCATCTGCATCTGCACTCCAATTTCATCATTCCCTTCTTTAACAAAACAAcggatcctttttttttttttttttggtgactggatcctttttttttttaatcctaaaagaatgcttataaaataaaatatttatttcttgatatgttttttttttaaaaatacattttcaATAGTACCAATACATTTAAAATGGTaacagtttaatttttatttttcaatctaattcaattttatttaaaaaaattattatttatattttatcaatttcaatttattttttattctaatcttCTTAAAATTATTGTGGTTTGGATCGCATAAGCTCTGTTATTTAGCATCAAAATGTTTAACTTCGTGCTATTTTTGCCTTTGGTGGTCAAATATGAATTAAATGCAAACTATAGTGCAAAAATGGGTTGAACTCAATATAACTCTTTTGCTTTGCATTTTCTTTCTCATTTGTCCTGATACAAAATTACAAGTGGAAGGCTTGGTCGCCAGTGTTGACTAAAGAAAGGAGAGGAAGATAATAATGGAACAATATGAATTCCAACATATTTGAGTGAGAGACAAAAAAGGGAAGGAGCCTATTTaaacataacaaaaataatttacaaGGGTAAATAACctgaaataattatataatatattagataTACTTATACTATTTGGCTGCAGCCGCAAGAAGTGTTGTTAGCTTAGAAGTAGGTCAAGCTAATGCTTGTTTAAATTCCAGCATTTGTTACTTATTCACCTCTAAAACTTGCTTGATTTGCATGAGATGCGTCCGAAGGCTATTTTCCTCAACCTGATTTATCCAAAAAATAATTAGAAGACTAGCAACACAATGATGATGATAACCATGAAACGCATTATTTTTGTCTCATCAAATGCTCACGAACAAATttacatgcaaaatatttctctCAAACTGTCTTAATGAAAGAAACTAATCAAACTAATCCACTATGAATTTGGAAGGATGTGTCTCCATTTTATCTTTGTATACTACATATTTTGGTTGATAACTATGATTGAGAACTGAGCCACATATTTTGGTTGGCTGTTAACTTATTTTCATACCCAACATCATAAATTTTAGAGATTTTATTGAGTACAATGTTGTTAACTGTTTAGTATATACCATGACTCTCACCTGCATAGCTGCTGCAAATGTTAGTAGCGCTTCGCATTCATCAAGCAAGGCCTTTTCCTGTGCTGATACGATAGCAACTTCAGAAATTAAATTATTCATGGCCTCCACCTATGATAACATAAAAACAGGTGTAAATGCCTAGAATATTGCATTTGACTACGAAATGATGGAAAAAATGATATTGACCATCAGATACTAAATTAAACAGTAATACAATAAATGGAGGACAAGTTTGATAGTAATGTGTTAGCCTAGAAAACAACAGGAAAATAGATGATAAGGTGGACTAAAACAGTATAACTCTAGATAAAATAAGTCACCCGTGAAAGCGAAGGGCAGATTGCAGATCCCATTGCTTGCATGACATCAACAGCTGAACAGATAGCAACTTTCAAATGCTCAATATCTGCCTGAAAAGGTGTAAAGTTATTATTGTTAACTTGTTATTATCGATGCATGCATCTCATCCGGTCGTCCCAGGTATCAAATCAACAAACACAAACCAGGCATACCTTTGCTCCTCCAGTCACTGGAAGACGAAGAGTGCTTGCCTCGAAGTCTTCTATAGCCCCAGATACAGCATCAACGTGATCATTTTCAACTGCAGCCCAATCATCAAGGTAGGTCATCTGCTTCAAACATAGTTAAAGACCCACATCAGAACAATATATCACCAAGTATTGAAAGTTGAACCAAGTAATGAAGGGAAATAGGATTACACTTATAGGAAGTGATATAATTATATCAACCGCTAATATCAATAACATGTAATCAGAGACTAATAAAAAACCTATATTCAATATACAGGGGCATAGGGCCAATATCTGCTGTGCATATTTGCTTAACTCATAAATCACCAACTATCCAAATCAATCATGTaaaaaatttaatgaataaaaagtAACTTGAATGTCCCTAAAAAAAGGTGGCATGTGGAATCATAACTATTTTAGTCATCACAGAAGCATTACTTgatcattcaaaatagaattcaGCTTGAGCTCGAGCCGCAGCTGCTGGAGATTGATCCTCTTCCTAATAATTGATTCCCACATAGACAAAGTAGTGCTCCATACATCATACAAAGTTCTCTGCATCATTGTTGAAAGATTTTTGTAAAATGATGTAAGCAAGTAAATTGACGTGCACAATCCTGTACATAGCATAAGAACTACACTGCAAGAGTTTGCAAGCTTGTGAAAGAGAGCAAATCAAACCTCCACAGTTAAATTTTGGATGTAAC
This window contains:
- the LOC112723455 gene encoding pentatricopeptide repeat-containing protein At4g30700-like, translating into MQMIHRELSAPPSRNALLSLITNSATIHHLLQLHAQLLRNGFHSDIATVTKLTQRLFDLRAPRHALSLFFSFPKPDIFLFNVLVQGFSLNASPSTSLSLYSRLRKSINLSPDNFTYAFTINAASGSRDEKHGMMLHAHAIVDGLAPNLFVGSALVDLYCKFSRVGYARKVFDRMPEKDTVLWNAMVNGLARNCCYEDSIEVFGDMVEDGVRLDSTTLATVLPAAAELKELGVGMGIQCLAMKIGFHSVDYVLTGLVSLYSKCGDVDTARLLFWMIDKPDLVSYNALISGFTCNGEVECSVKLFRELLASGQRVSSSTMVGLIPVSSPFGHLHLASSIQGFCVKSGTISHPSVSTALTTVYSRLNEMDLARSLFDESPEKTVAAWNAMISGYTQNGLTETSLSLFQEMMKTEFAPNPVTITTILSACAQLGALSFGKWVHELIKIKNLEPNIYVSTALVDMYAKCGNISEAWQLFDSMSEKNTVTWNTMIFGYGLHGHGHEALKLFNEMLHLGFQPSSVTFLSVMYACSHAGLVREGDEIFRAMINKYGIKPLPEHYACMVDILGRAGQLEKALEFIRSMPVEPGPAVWGTLLGACMIHKDTNMARMASEKLFELDPGSVGYHVLLSNIYSVERNFPKAASIREGVKKRKLAKTPGCTLVEIHGTPHVFVSGDRSHSHATAIYEMLEKLTSKMREIGYRSETVTALHDVEEEEKELMVNVHSEKLAIAFALITTEPGTEIRIIKNLRVCLDCHTATKYISKITERVIVVRDANRFHHFKDGVCSCGDYW
- the LOC112723454 gene encoding cellulose synthase A catalytic subunit 7 [UDP-forming], yielding MEASAGLVAGSHNRNELVVIHGHEEHKPLKNLDGQVCEICGDEVGLTVDGDLFVACNECGFPVCRPCYEYERREGSQLCPQCKTRYKRLKGSPRVEGDEDEEDVDDIEHEFNIEDERNKHDHSAEAMLYGKMSYGRGPEDEDNAQFPAVISGGRSLPVSGELSAAGSHAYGEMLSSSLHKRVHPYPVSEPGSERWDDKKDGWKERMDDWKLQQGNLGPEPDEDFDAALLDVTRQPLSRKVPIASSKVNPYRMVIVARLVILAFFLRYRILNPVHDALGLWLTSIICEIWFAFSWILDQFPKWFPIDRETYLDRLSIRYEREGEPNMLAPVDVFVSTVDPMKEPPLVTANTVLSILAMDYPVDKISCYISDDGASMCTFEALSETAEFARKWVPFCKKFSIEPRAPEMYFSEKIDYLKDKVQPTFVKERRAMKREYEEFKVRINALVAKAQKVPPGGWIMQDGTPWPGNNTKDHPGMIQVFLGHSGGHDTEGNELPRLVYVSREKRPGFQHHKKAGAMNALIRVSAVLTNAPFMLNLDCDHYVNNSKAVREAMCFLMDPQTGKKVCYVQFPQRFDGIDTHDRYANRNTVFFDINMKGLDGIQGPVYVGTGCVFRRQALYGYNPPKGPKRPKMVSCDCCPCFGKRKKAKHAKNDAIAEAANLKVMEDDKELLMSQMNFEKKFGQSSIFVTSTLMEDGGVPPSSSPASQLKEAIHVISCGYEDKTEWGIELGWIYGSITEDILTGFKMHCRGWRSIYCMPKRTAFKGTAPINLSDRLNQVLRWALGSIEIFFSRHCPLWYGYKEGKLKWLERFAYANTTVYPFTSIPLVAYCILPAVCLLTDKFIMPPISTFAGLYFVALFSSIIATGILELKWSGVSIEEWWRNEQFWVIGGVSAHLFAVIQGLLKVLAGIDTNFTVTSKAADDEEFGELYTFKWTTLLIPPTTILIINIVGVVAGISDAINNGYQSWGPLFGKLFFSFWVIVHLYPFLKGLMGRQNRTPTIVVIWSVLLASIFSLLWVRIDPFVTKTKGPDTKMCGINC